TATGAGGGGATGAATCAAGTCTTGCGTCAACGAGAATCGCTACACGTCAAACAGCCAGAAAGCGATATTGAATGGGTAGTACTGCCTGAAGCTACAGATGAAGGCTTTGTCCCTTTGAGTGGCTGGCAACAGCAGCGACACTGGGATGGGTCGATGAACCGCGTTCCTCAAGACTTTTTCCAACGAGTTTGGCGGTTAATGAAACACTCTAAAGGCGTGATTATTGGCGATAAATTAGAACGACGCAATCGTTTGGATAGCGAGTTAATTCTAGCAGAAATGACATCGGGAGAAAAAAACTTTGCCTTGCGAGTCGAGCATTTACTCAATAAAATTGAAGCGCCAGAATATCGACAAGTTAATATTGAAACGCTCATGGAATTAGCAGCAATTTGCGATCGCAATCCTAATTTGCAAATAGAAGAATACATCGTCTTAGATGTATTAATCGGTCATGCCGTGCGTTTAGCCTGGTTAGAACGTTTCCCTGAAAAAGCAGACCGTTACGATGAATTTAAAGCCTCTGCATGGCGTGCTTTTTACAATTCTTCACCCAGAGAATGCGCTAGTGCTGTCGTGAAGGCATTCCGATTCTTATCCGAATTTGGGCAATCTCAAGCAGCATGAGAAAGTCAAAAGTTCAAAGTTAAAAGGCAAAAGGCTGAAAACTCTAAGCTTCTGCTAAATCTTCTAACTGAGTAGTAGTTAAACTCCGCAAGCGTTCTTGAACTTCAGGTTCTATCGTTCCAAGGCGGCGGGTGAGTTGGCGTAGCACAACTGCTAACTCGCCTTCCTGCTTGCCTTGTTGTATGCCCTTTTGAATAATATCTTGATAAATTACGGATTCCCGCATAATTTCCTCTCGAAATAGTTGTTGAACTAAATTCTGCTCAAATCTTAGCCCTGCTATAGCAGTTCTAAATGATTTGTAAAGTAGGCTTCTAGCCTGCGGCAGGCTAGAAGCCTGCTCGTTCATGAATCAAATAGGATTGCTATATTAGGGGATCTTGCAATAAGGTAACTGTTTTTTTTCGATCCCCCAACCCCCTTAAAAAGGGGCTAAGAAAAAATTACATATGCAGTTAATACTAATATTTAACTCAAGGGGGCAAATATGGCTGAGCTTACTAGAGATGAATTTCAATGCAGATGGAAACGCAGATGAATGCTGATGTTGGTGCAGCCGCAACCATTGGGTACGCGGATGAAGAGTGAATGCAAGCAAGATATCTATTTTGACTTTTGATTTTTAACTTTTGACTTGCTCGATCTCATCGATCGCCACTTAGTCCTAAACTATTTGATGGAGTAGCTGGTATAAGAGGTAGTTGTGAAATTTCTCTTCGTAACCGACTTAGATAACACCCTCGTAGGTGACGATCGCGCCTTATCAGAATTAAACCAAAAACTAAGTTACCATCGCCACGTACACGGCACGAAGATTGTTTATGCAACAGGGCGATCGCCCATACTATATCAAGAATTGCAACAGGAAAAAAATCTGATCTCCCCTGATGCTTTGGTTGCGTCAGTGGGGACGGAAATCTATCTCGACGGGATTGATAACTCTTATACTGCTTGGTCGAAACAACTCGATATAGGCTGGGATCGCGATAAAATTTTAGCGATCGCAGCTCATTTTGCCGATCTGACGCTACAAGCAGATTCAGAACAGCGTCCCTATAAAGTTAGCTTTCACTTGGCTCGAACTGTAGCAGCAGAACTATTACCTCAATTGGAATCTACCTTGAAACAGCAAGGCTTAGAAGTCAAATTAATCTATAGTACCGGAACCGATTTAGATATTCTGCCCTTACGCGGTGATAAAGGCTTAGCAGTCAAGTTTTTACGTTCAACTTGGCAAGTTTCCTCAGAAAAAACAGTCGTGTGCGGCGACTCTGGTAACGATATTTCCATGTTCGCCACCAGGGAAACCAAAGGAATTATCGTTGGTAATGCCAGTTCTGAATTACTAGAATGGCACGAAGCAAACCCAGGTGGCGATCGCTACTTAGCCCAAGCCCCCTGTGCAGGTGGTATCCTAGAGGGCTTAGGTCATTTCGGTTTTTTGGGATGATTAGCTATCTCAAGGGTACAGTTGCCAGCATTATCAAAAGTAGCAGCAATCGCGTCATCCTGATTCTAGAGGTGAACGCTTGCGGCTATGAAATGCAAATTCCCGCCCGACTATCGCAGGAACTAACTGCTGGCGAACAGACACAAATCTTTACCCATCTCCAAGTGCGGGAAGAACAGCCATCACTGTACGGTTTTGGTTCTAGCGTACAACGAGACTTATTTCGCTTGTTAATCGGCGTTAGCGGTATTGGTGCGGCACTGGCGATCGCTTTATTAGATACTTTTGATATCTCCGATCTGGTACAGGCGATCGTCAGCAACAATACCCAACTCCTGCTACAAACCCCTGGTGTGGGTGGCAAAACTGCCGAACGCATTTGTTTAGAACTGAAAAGCAAATTAGTCAGTTGGAGTCAAACAGCTGGACTCGCCACAACGACAGCCGCCATACCCCTAGCCCCAAATATTTTAGAAGAAGTGCAAGCCGCACTCCTCGCCGTCGGCTACAGCCCCAGCGAAATTTCTCAGGCACTAACAGCTGTCAGTCAAAACGCCCTCGTACCGAAAAACGCCAGCCCCGAAGAATGGATGAAACAGGCGATGACTTGGTTGAGTAGCCAATAAAGTAAGTCAAAAGTCAAAAGGCAAAAGTCAAAAGAATGGAACCCTGTTGGCGATCTCTTTATGGCTAATATTCAGGAAGTAGCGAGCTTTCGAGCAAATGAAGAACTCATGGTACAAGCGCGAACTTGTAGTAAATTGAATTGTCCTAGTTCATCCGCTGTTTGCTATAAATGCGTAACAGCACAAGTTTCAAAATTTTGACTTTTGACTTTTAACTTTTGACTTATTTTTAGGTAACAATAGTCTGCGTATCGCTCCTGTTAGGGCAAACATGCATGAGTGTGGCAAAACGTCAACTTCCCAGATTGATTCGATTTTCTGGTCGTCCTAGTCTATCCTTACAACTGACAGCGATTGGCTTAGCAATTACCCTGATTTTTTTAGGCATAGCATTACTCGCTCCCGTATTTCAAGCTTGGGGATGGATTCAAAACCCTACAGAGTCGCTCATTAACCCAATTCACGATCCACCTTCCCTCAAGTATTTATTTGGCACGACGCGCCAAGGTTATGACGTATTTTCGCGCACGCTATACGGCACTCAAGCGGCGTTGCAAGTGGTGGTGTTAGCCACAGCCTTTGGTTTAATTATTGGCGTACCTTTAGGTTTAGTCAGTGGCTATCTCGGTGGCAAACTCGATCGCATATTGTTATTTTTTATGGACACGATCTACACGCTACCAGGACTTTTGCTTTCGGTAACGCTAGCCTTTGTCGTCGGTAGAGGAATATTAAATGCTGCGATCGCCATCAGTATCGCCTATATTCCCCAATATTACCGTGTCGTCCGCAACCACACCGTTAGCGTCAAAACCGAATTATTTGTCGAAGCTGCCCAAGCTATGGGAGCCTCAACCGGAAGAATTCTAACTCGATACCTCTTTTTCAACGTCGTGCAGAGCGTACCAGTATTATTCACTCTCAATGCTGCCGATGCCATTTTAACGCTGGGTGGCTTAGGATTTTTAGGGTTAGGACTGCCAGAAGAAACACCAGAATGGGGTCACGATCTGCGTCTTGCCCTCGAAGCACTGCCAACAGGAGTATGGTGGACGGCGCTTTTTCCTGGCTTAGGCATGACATTAATGGTTGTAGGATTGTCTTTACTGGGTGAAGGCTTAAACGAATTTATCAACCCCCGTTTGCGAAAAGACAGTTGGAGTCAAACACCACCATAATGAATTCGGAATTCGGAATTCGGAATTCGGAATTAAATCAAACACCTCACAACGCCAGTTGCTCATGGGGGTAACCCCCAAGACCGCACTGGCTCCCCCACACCCCACACCCCACACCCCACGACCCGTTCATCGGTTATCTTTGAAAAGCCTTGTTTGAAAAAGTAAAGACGATGAAAGATCCGATATCTTTAGTTGCTGCTGCTGCTGGTGGTTTGATGCTTTCGCTTGCTGCTGCGAGTATTATTCATGCCGCACCCGTAACAGCTTTGAAATCGCAGCCAAATGTAGGAGTGTCTCATGGCACAACTCTACAGCGATCGCTCGGTCAAA
This window of the Chroococcidiopsis thermalis PCC 7203 genome carries:
- a CDS encoding DUF4351 domain-containing protein; this translates as MNEQASSLPQARSLLYKSFRTAIAGLRFEQNLVQQLFREEIMRESVIYQDIIQKGIQQGKQEGELAVVLRQLTRRLGTIEPEVQERLRSLTTTQLEDLAEA
- a CDS encoding sucrose-phosphate phosphatase; the protein is MKFLFVTDLDNTLVGDDRALSELNQKLSYHRHVHGTKIVYATGRSPILYQELQQEKNLISPDALVASVGTEIYLDGIDNSYTAWSKQLDIGWDRDKILAIAAHFADLTLQADSEQRPYKVSFHLARTVAAELLPQLESTLKQQGLEVKLIYSTGTDLDILPLRGDKGLAVKFLRSTWQVSSEKTVVCGDSGNDISMFATRETKGIIVGNASSELLEWHEANPGGDRYLAQAPCAGGILEGLGHFGFLG
- the ruvA gene encoding Holliday junction branch migration protein RuvA is translated as MISYLKGTVASIIKSSSNRVILILEVNACGYEMQIPARLSQELTAGEQTQIFTHLQVREEQPSLYGFGSSVQRDLFRLLIGVSGIGAALAIALLDTFDISDLVQAIVSNNTQLLLQTPGVGGKTAERICLELKSKLVSWSQTAGLATTTAAIPLAPNILEEVQAALLAVGYSPSEISQALTAVSQNALVPKNASPEEWMKQAMTWLSSQ
- a CDS encoding ABC transporter permease, translating into MSVAKRQLPRLIRFSGRPSLSLQLTAIGLAITLIFLGIALLAPVFQAWGWIQNPTESLINPIHDPPSLKYLFGTTRQGYDVFSRTLYGTQAALQVVVLATAFGLIIGVPLGLVSGYLGGKLDRILLFFMDTIYTLPGLLLSVTLAFVVGRGILNAAIAISIAYIPQYYRVVRNHTVSVKTELFVEAAQAMGASTGRILTRYLFFNVVQSVPVLFTLNAADAILTLGGLGFLGLGLPEETPEWGHDLRLALEALPTGVWWTALFPGLGMTLMVVGLSLLGEGLNEFINPRLRKDSWSQTPP